A region of the Channa argus isolate prfri chromosome 14, Channa argus male v1.0, whole genome shotgun sequence genome:
GAATCTACAGGCTCTGTCTGCCTTGTTGTCACCgcaggaggatgaggaggaggaggaaagcaAAGTAAGATATTGTCAACTGATCTCTAATCAGCATGTCCATATTTGATAATTAATTTGTGTTAACTATAGGTAGCCAATAATCCtgcattcaaatgttttacCCAAGTGCAAAAGTGTTATCAACAGGATTTCAGTTGAGGTAGGGcctgtttaaagtaaaactagTGCTCACATCAAAATGTATTGAAAGCAAAAGTACTTCTTTCACACCTAGTTGAAGCTGAGCTAAGTTTACCCATTTTACACACCTTAAATAAGGcatcataaataataatcatcataCTGTATAAaccaatttaatattttaactaatGTTCAAATTAATTTAGATGAGTTTCTCTGCACAGGTAGTGgagtcaaagtacaaagtaacataaaatcaaaatacTTAAGCAAAAGTACCtctaaaccacatactgtaatgcactttagtaaatgtacttacttAGTTACATTCCAGCACTAAATATGTACATGTTTATTACATAGATATAGCTACAATAGATAGCACAAATCTGTGCAAAACTATGCATTTTACTTATCTTACCTTAAAATTGCTGTAGTTGAATTGATTGTATTCTATAAGTGTCTACGTGTTTGACTGGACCAGAGCCCTAACGCTCCACTGATTTTCAATAGCGCAATTTCATCTCAACAGAATGTGTCAGCTTATGCACAGCTGGGTCCTGGACACATCGGTCCCACACCTAAACAAGATAAAGATGGTAATGATTTGTATTTGTCCAACATACCTTCTCAACAATATCTCAAAGTGGTTACAGTAACaatgcacaaacaaactgtaACGGGGGTGTGcatatctttttatttagtgTCAACTCCCTGCGTGCAGAGAAACGGCAAAGATATCTGGAGCGAGGAAGAGGTGGCTGAGGGCTCCCAGTATGATGATCTTGCTGATCCGCGACCACAGCCTGAGTAAATGCACGGCATAAAATCACAGAGAACAAATGGTTTTACTGATGCGAATGGGGttaactgcagaaaaaactTTAGCATCTGCTGAATTTTCACTCATTCCTTCACTTCTGAGGTTAAAATGGTCGTTGTTCTCACTTAGTGCATTTGATCCTTAATAGCAAAAAGCCATACTGTCACATTTAAGTCTGGAACCTGCGGTTATTTACCATAATTTGTACCTGGACAAAAAGTTGAGGCTGCCTGTCATCACAGCTCTTCTTCCATACTCCACTGCTGTCTGTTGATATCTGTGTTGTCTGCTTGTTTCTGGCTTTTTATTGTTGAGTTAATTTAACGTGAAATGATTTTTAACCTCATTTGGACATTTCTACATAAGTGTGTGCGTAACATCTATTTGCAGGTATGAAATAATTCTTAAGCAGAGTGTGGGGACAGAAGATTTGTTCTTGGGATTGAGCGGAAAGGACCCATCCTCAATGTGCTGCGAAGCCATGGTGGTACTGTAACTAAATCATCTCCTCAGAATTTTTGTGTGCCACAAAATATGCTAGTTTGGTAATGAAGCATTAAATGTACAGAGGTGTAATTGGGAACCAATGACATGTTTAAGAAGAATAACATGTATGGGCACAGGATTCAGTGAATGGATTTTAAGTAGATCATTTCAAAGCAGTATCAATGGGGGAAAGGAAGAGAGTATAAATGTTTAGAAAGGTTTATATACTCAAAGTGTAAGACTAAATCTTATACTTCATCACCAAACAGCGACAGGAGTTggtaaaaaaattttaattcctGTTAACCATCAACTACAATTTCCACACCTTTTAAACCCAGATTATGTGTTGAAGGGGAAGAAAGTAGTAGAAAATCACATTTCTTGGACAGTAGaatagtgatgtttttttttatgtatacactgtaaaatattaaagagGTTGACATTTTCCTACTCTTAGGTGAAAATTAAACTACCAGACACTAAAGCAACAGATGTAGTCCTGGATGTGAAAGAAAAGTTCCTTGATATGCGTGCGCCAAAATAGTAAGTCTTGCTTTGAAaatgttctctttcatttttgaATCCCCTcaagacagagcagcagcagttcagaCCAAATGCTCCCATTTCCAGACATTTCCTTTTAATCAGAGGTTCACGTCATGATCTGGGCTTTGATTGCTCTATCAAACGGCTGTTAACATCACCCACTCTCATATACTGTGCAGTGCTACACACATAGTCTCTCCCTCATGCTTTCCCCGTCTCGTCCAACCTAtcgtttttttcccctctcttcaGCAAACTGGGTCTCCATCTCCCACATCCCACCCACAGCCAAGAGGGCAAGGCTCAGTTCTTCAGTGAGAGACAGGAGCTGGAGGTGACTCTGCTGCTGAAACGCCCTATGGATTACATCAACATGCAATAGGGAAGAACAAGATGACACAACTGAACTTGAGACACGCTGCCTTGAGAAAAACCTCCAATATAAAGCCGTGGTTCTGCtgttattacattacatttttttacatgagGGCTGTATTATTAAAACACTAGAGCTGTACAGTTAGTGATAGTAAATCCAGATAAAAACGTTCTACTTAACTCTATACTGACCTTAA
Encoded here:
- the dnaaf6 gene encoding protein PIH1D3 isoform X2; protein product: MECLGVSSVQNLQALSALLSPQEDEEEEESKNVSAYAQLGPGHIGPTPKQDKDVSTPCVQRNGKDIWSEEEVAEGSQYDDLADPRPQPEYEIILKQSVGTEDLFLGLSGKDPSSMCCEAMVKIKLPDTKATDVVLDVKEKFLDMRAPKYKLGLHLPHPTHSQEGKAQFFSERQELEVTLLLKRPMDYINMQ
- the dnaaf6 gene encoding protein PIH1D3 isoform X1; this encodes MECLGVSSVQNLQALSALLSPQEDEEEEESKNVSAYAQLGPGHIGPTPKQDKDVSTPCVQRNGKDIWSEEEVAEGSQYDDLADPRPQPEYEIILKQSVGTEDLFLGLSGKDPSSMCCEAMVVKIKLPDTKATDVVLDVKEKFLDMRAPKYKLGLHLPHPTHSQEGKAQFFSERQELEVTLLLKRPMDYINMQ
- the dnaaf6 gene encoding protein PIH1D3 isoform X3, with protein sequence MRRRRKANAISSQQNVSAYAQLGPGHIGPTPKQDKDVSTPCVQRNGKDIWSEEEVAEGSQYDDLADPRPQPEYEIILKQSVGTEDLFLGLSGKDPSSMCCEAMVVKIKLPDTKATDVVLDVKEKFLDMRAPKYKLGLHLPHPTHSQEGKAQFFSERQELEVTLLLKRPMDYINMQ